tcagtagaaggcagctttgtgtgttcaatattatttggggaggagccatggctcagtggtagaacatctacttagcatgcagaaggtcccaggttcagtccccggcatctccagttaaagggactaggcgagtaggtgatgtgaaagacctctgcctgagaccctggagagctgctgctagtctgagtagacagtactgacttcgatggacccaatggtctgattcagtagaaggcagcttcatgtgttcccctaGGGCCCTGAGTTCGTGCGCAAGCACATCTTCAACAAGCATGCCGAGAAGATCGAGGAGGTGAAGAAGGAGGTGGCATTTTTCAACAACTTTCTGATGGACGCCAAGAGGCCTGCGCTGCCTGAACTCAAGCCCAACCAGCCACCAGCCCTGGGACAGGGTCAGTGGGAATggtacagggagggagggagacgtgGGTCTGGACAGCGGTAGAAGCCTCAGACCTGCCTTCCAGTTCCCAGACACGAGCACACCTAGCAGATCCCTCCCCCCATGTCAGTGAtggccagctggggtgggggagcacagCCTGATTTCAGTCCTCCGGCCATTCTCAAGGTCATGACCCGACCCCCCAAATCTGCACCAACTGCTCCCAGCATCCATCCTCAGTCGGTGCTTTCTTTTCCCTCTGCAGGCCTGGCCCCAGGGTTGCCCTATCCCCCCCAGGCCCCCCAAGGCTTGATGCCCTACGGACAGCCCCGCCCACCCATCCTGGGCTATGCAGGTATGTAGGCGCCGACTGCCAGGAATGGTCTTGACTTGGCATCTGGGCAGACTCCTCCAACCTGCAGGCAGATTAACCTCCGTGAACCTGGAGGCCTCGCTGGCCCCCTTCTAGGGCTGAAACAGACCTGGGGAGAGAGCTGTGCTGATTTCCAGCACACATTCTGGAAAGGTAGAAGGGTTAAGGTGTTTGTAGATGTTAttgcagagaaagaaaggggCCCTTCCGTGCCTGCTGACTCTTGTCCTTGGTGCTGGAGGTGACCTTTAGAAATATGGCCGGGGGTGGGAATGGGTCTGAAGAGGGTCAGCAGTATGCTGCCAGAAACTGCCAGTGCCTTTTTTTGGGGAAGAAAACTGGCATCTGGATGGAGAGCTGtcttgggggtgggagggtgcATTTGTGTCACTGCCTGCTGGCCAGCGTTGACATCAGGGAAGCCCCACTGCAGAAAGTCTGTTGACTGCAGAATGCTCCTTGGGTGTTGATCATGCTGACACGGTTGCCTCTCTGTGCAGGGGCCCCTCCCTACCCGCCAGCCCCTTACGCAGCCACCAGGGGGAACTACGACACCTTTAGAGGGCAGGGTGGATACCTGAACAAGCCGCGGAACAGGTTGGTACTGACTGTACTTGGGGCAGAGGCTGCTGTAAGCCAGGGCTGGGCAACCTTTTATAATCAAAAGAGCCAAACGACGACAACATTCAGAGCAAGACATCAACCAGGAGCCAGGAGAAAAAAGTCCATTTGCATAACTTCAACCATACAACTTCACATTACTCGTAATTAACATGTTGATTAGTAATCTAAACCTTGCATAGCCTGAACTCTGGTTTTGTTGCGAGTCTTTTATTGGGAAGCAGCACACAGGAGGCCTCACCATAAGGAAGAAATATATCCAGGAGCACCATGCAGGATTGTTTTAGTGCATCAGCATAAACCTGTGCATGGCTCACACTTGGATTCCTGgcagctcttctccccccccttgcatTACCCTCCCCATCAAGCATCTCCAAGAAGCCCTTCAGTCCCATACAAATCTTGGCCAGCTGTTCCCTTCATATACTAGTTATTCTAGCATCCCATCTGCTCCTCCAATGTATCTTCACTTAAAGGTGGCCTTTTCTTCTTTAAAGAGCCCGTTCTGGGCTGAGCCCCGTCTGGCTCTTTAGCCTCAGGCCTCCGACCCCCTTGAGCAAGGCCGGGGGGTCCTCTTCATCAGAAACATTCAGAGAAAAGTCTCAGCTCCCAACTAATTTCCACTTCTCTCCACAGGATGGTTCGAAGAGACCCACGTGCAATTGTGGAGTACAGAGACCTGGATGCCCCAGAAGATGTGGATTTCTTCTAAGTGAgaaaacacccccacccccgaccaTTTCCTCCcaggttgggttttttaaaaatatggctcTTTTGACTCTGTGTGTTAATTTCCCTTTCCCTCtgtgtcttttttgtttttgttttttgtacatTTCATTTTCTCAGTTCCAAATAAATTTCAATAAACTCCCATTTGGACACCATTTTGAAGACTTGGCTGTCTTTAAACACTCACAGACAGGCCCCATGTGAATTTGCACACTGGTTCTGCGCAGccccttttttcctccctccagTTCCATTTTGCTGTTCATGTGGCAAGCCTTGGGGGGCTGGGAGGACCTctgtttctcctctccccccaccccttgccccTGCAAGCTGCCAGACAGGTCTGACCAGCTCACTTAGCCTGTGTGTGAACtgggtagattttgcttctgacACAAGGGATGCGGGAAAGAGCCTGGAGGTAATCTTGGGAAACTGTGCTGTCACCACACTCTGGAGGCCTGTTTGGCCCTGTCGGACTCTCACACGTACTGTCCGGCACCTAGCAGGGTTTGTCTGGGTGCTTCTCGCCCTACATGAATGCAGCACAACCTTCGTCAAGTCCCCTGAATTTGTTTTTGCTCTGGGGTTTGAGAGCTGGGGGTGCACAGATCTTCCTGAGAAAAACGTTGCCGGTCAGAGTTGGTGAAGAACTGGAGGAACATGAGCAGAATCGGGATGGTCCCCTACCGCTGTTCCGGTCAGCAGGGCCTCAGAACAGAGATGCTGGAGTTTTTTCTTCTGAGAAGAAATAAGGGCACGCTGCCCAGCTGAATAGTCAGTCTGCAGAGAGCAGGAGAGGGGGGTCCTCTTTTCTGGGGGAGTTGGAGGGCGCTCCTGTTTTGCTCAGCCCTCCTTCCCTTGGTGGGAGCCCCAGAGGCCTGTCCACACCTCCTCCATCCTCTCCAGGCTGACCCTGTGAATAACGAAAGACTCCCGGTACACCTCGAGTGTGTCCCTGgacactccccaaaccctgaagcGCTGGTCGTGGTTGAAGGACAGGCGGGCGGCCAGAACCAGGAACCCGAAGTACACGTCGTCGAGGGGGAAGACCGGCAGCCGCAGCGACGTCTGGTAGAGAGCAGGGATCATGGAGCCGGGCACGATGAACCCCCCACCGGAAGCAAAGCAGGGGTAGCGGTTCTGAGGGTAGAGGGTGGTAGAGATGTCATACTTCCCGAACCTCATCACTGGTGAATGGCACTGGATGTTGCCGTGGATGAAGCGGGCTGCGTCGGGCCTCTGCTGGAGGTATCCAACCAGGGCCCTTGGGTTCATAAAGAGATCATCATCCCCTGCAAAGGACAATGACATTTGGTTTAGAGGCATTCTGGGGTTGAGAGATGAGCTtacagggaaggggctgtggctcagtggaagagcctctgcttggcatgcagaaggtcccaggttcagttcctggcatctccagttaaaagggaccaggtggtaggtgatgtggaagacccttttcttcctgagaccctggggagcagctgccagtcagtagacaatactgaccttgatggactgagagtctaattcagtataaggcaactttgtgtgtgtgtactacTTGAGGTAGAGGTGAGTCAAAGTCTGGCAGTTCCTGCCAGCCTCcgatgtgtttatttatttttactgtacAAAACGGAcatcctacctttctgccctcacaagagcAACCAAGCCACGGATCTTTGTCACCTGGCATTTCTCTGGCTACCTGTACACGGCTCGGAACAGAACCAGTGCAGGTGGTGTGCTTGGCAGGCGGGGGCCAGGCTTTGGCGAAAGGCGTGcgtgagccagccaaggagcGGAGGGGCCTGAGCAGCCGCAGGGTGTGGCCAGGCCAAGGGTCCGGGAGAACCAGCCTATACTTCCCACTTGGCCCGGACCCTTTCTGAGTGACCTGAGACCACTCGCTCAGGagcattgtgaagataaaagttAAGGAGGAGAGAATGTCTGCCACCCTGACCTTTCAGGAAGGAGGGTGTGAAAAAAATGGGCTGAACGGATAGAAGAGGCACGGAGGAGACAAATGATTTCAAGAAAGTGGGGGCTAGAAccagtcattcccccctcccgtTTCCCTTTGAGCAGCACTGCTCCAAGCCCCCAACACCCACGCTGGTCTTGGCTCTACTCCCACCCTTCCTGGGCTCCCTCTGGTGAAGAGAATGCGGCTTCTgcttcacaaggctgttgtgagggcagaggacataagaacataagaaaggccctgctggatcagacccaggcccatcaagtccagcagtctgttcacacagcggccagccaggtgcctctcggaagcccccaaacaagatgattgcaacagcaccatcctgcctgttcctcagtacctattataataggcctgctcctctgatcctagagagaacaggcatgcatcatgaccagcatccatctctactagtagccatgaatacccctctcctccatgaacatgtccgctcccctcttaaagccttccaagtgggcagccatcaccccatcctggggcaggacaATGCATCTTGGCATGCTTGAAATGCAAAATTCAACTGAGGCATGCAGGGTTGTGGTGGTGCAAAAAAGCACATCCCCCCCTTCCATCCACTATAGTCACGGCTTTTTCTgctgtgtcgtcccccccccctcgtttttACCTTTGAAGACGAATGTCACTTGCTGGCAGTGGCTGTGGAGCCACTGGAGGAAGCAGTGTTCTTTGAGGGACAGGTTGTGATGAGATTCGGCAAAATCCCACAGCACCACGTCTCCGAAGCTGCTGCTCTCCTCCTGCACCAGGTTGAGGTATCTGATGTTGGAGGCCATTGCCACCAGGAAAAGGGGCTGCAGCCAATAGCCCCCCACCTCCCCCGGCCGGGCCCAGGTGCGTCGCAAGGCAGCCCTTCTGCTGCTGGAGGCAGGGTGGGATTTTACTCCCACGAGGAACAATGGGGCCCCTTGTGCCCGCTGGCACAAGCCGGCCTCGGCAATCACCGGGTGGCAGGAGGGGTGCTGCAGGTGGGGGAACTCGGCTTCGTGGCAGCTCAAGTTGAGGTGGAAGGTGATGGTGCCGTCGCTCAAGTTGACAGACTGGCGGTGGGGGAGGAGGGTTGtccaaagggggggaggaggcccCTGCTGGACCTGCAGGCTGTGGTGGGCGGAGTACAGGAAGATGGAGACCAGGACCCCCGCCAGGACACAAAAGCACCAGTTCCGCTGCCTCCTCTGTAGCATCCTGGCAAGCAGAAAATGgcagtgattgtgtgtgtgtgtgggggggtgtccttGCCCCCTTCCTCCTTCCGAGGCTGTAGCCCAAAGTCTCAGTAGAGGGTTCAGGAGTCCTTGATCTGGCCCCCACTCCGCTGCTCCCCCAGGAGCCCTTCTCCCAGCTGCTCCAGCAGAGCTCTGGTCCTCCCTCCCCCTGGGAGGCCTGTATGACTTCTCCGGCTTCTGCTCCTCCCAGTTCTTTAGGCTGTGGGTGGTTCTTACTTGAAGGACTGCTCTGGGGCATCTCTGCATGCTCTGGGGCATCAATGGCAGGCGGGAGGGGGCTGCTGAAGCAAGGAACTCTTTCTTTGAATGGGGACCACATAGCGCAACAGGTTAGCAGCCAAGCACAACAGGACATTGCCCCTGACGCGCTGGCAAAgcaagccagataaaacaaaaattaTTAGGGATATATATGCCTGCCAAAGGCGGCAATTACGTCCTTAAGTGAGCTTAACTGATCCTTGTGCCTACTATGTTGAAATAGTATCCAACCTGCAAGTTTCTTGGCAGTTAAGGGCCAATGGGGCATCTCGGTGCTCCCAGAGGGTGGTTATCAGTCATTAAAAATGCTAACATCCAACTCGCCAGGAGTTCTTGGacacaaatgcacagaaatgGAGAGCGTTAAGTGGCCCCGGGcggtgacacacacacacccccccccgccgtggcTTCCGAAATCCATCTTCATTTCACCTTGGTTGCTATTGGAGGTGAGAGTTGATTTCAGTAAAACCCTAGACCCCATTCTGGATTGAGATATCTCTTCCTGTGGAGGTCATGCCAAGCCCGGAGACAACCTTGCCCCCAGCCCTCCTCTGCTGAACTCctccactccccaccccaccccgcccaaACCAATGGGGTGTTCTGGACCCTCGGCTCTGATGTTACTTCTTGTCACTGGGTGCAATTtcttttttaaggaaaatatCCCATTGaccatggggtggggagagaataagAAAGGAGGCCTGAGTGGACCCACACATCAGCCATTAAATTGTCTCTGACTGTAGTGAATTTTACACAGTTACGAATTCAACTATAATTCTGCTTATGCTGCTGCACCTTGTTTGCCATATGTCAGAACATAGTTAATGATTATAGTTGGCTAGATGTAAAGTTCACTATAGCCCACTGGTTCCtaaccaggggtccgcaagaactaaattaaggtccgcgaaacaaagttataaacccataataaattaatattttcaattaaaaattctctattataaaaatatatattcaaatattagtttaatgtttaactaacaattatgattaaagtttattttcaaattctctgaatttttattttgaaccttggggtccctgcaccgaacaaaaaagtcctagtggtccctggtcaaaaaaaggttgggaaccactgagacaATTTAATGGGCGCAGTTTGGTTCACTCAGGCCTGCTTCTCAGGCCgactctcttcttctcctcccacaCCATCACTTGCAAACTGTAATTGTGCAATCGACTCTCACAACCTGGGAATGAATGGGCTTTTGTTTCCCTTGCGTCAGATGTGTCTGCAGTGCAGACAAGTGTAGCTATAAAGCTGAAAGCAGGCCGCCTGTTCTCTCTGCTTGGAGTTGGGAGGGCTCAGGTGCCGACAAACCTTTGCAAGCCAGGTCACAAAGTCCTCAAGACGTAAAAGAGGAGAAATGCACGGGGGCGGGGGAAAGGCTGGATTGATTTCAGGTTGTctgcaggagggtttttttcattcaaaaaaacggggggggggagagaacaagggacaaaaaaaccctcttaaaaTCCAGCAAATAAataagacttttaaaaagaaaaatacataaagacaaaaatataacaacagtgatGGCGGATCTAGACATAAATTTCGATGAATGGTTTCCAAATaactaaaaataagtccatgaaCAATTGCTGAATATATGCCGTGCATTTAAATACTGATCGAGTTCTAAGATCCTCAATCCACTGATTTACTGGAGGTCAGCTTTTGTCTTTCCAGCattgtaatatgagtcttttagtCGTGGTCAGGGCATGGAGGATCAATTTTTGTggaccatcagttagcctccaagagacggcagatagtttaaaagtacatggatatcctcaaaaatcagtgaacattctaatacaaaactgAATGTTCGCTGATTTTTGTAATCTGCgaaaaaccaaatgactggacacacccaaagcatatgtttaggGGACATGTCCTGTGAGTTACAATACCAACATTTAGACAATGTAGGAAGGGATCAACTTTAACAGGGAAGGATAATCAGTGCAAATAATCTGGTCATTTGTAGCCTGATTTGCCTTTTGTGTTCCTGTGTTTTTCCTTGTCTGTTTCACCTGATAAAGAGACCTATGAAACTCAGAAGCTGGTGTGGTTAAGCAAAATATTGTCTGCTTTACATTAGACAGAAAATATACAAAAGGCACAATCTTTTGGTTATACCACACTCTATGTCAGACTCAGCGATCCTGCAATATTGTGACACATCTTGAGATCctaggggaaaagacagacctaatgTTGCAAATCAGAAGTGAGAAAGTGTGCCAAGGAGCCACAGGAAACTGCAAAGATTGGCCTGCTTTCACAGCTGCGTGGTgaattgaacccaggtcttctcaGGCCTAGTTGAACCATTACTCCCTGTTGCTCTCGCACTTTCTCCCCGAACATTCCCCCAGTATTTGTCTAGCACAGCTGCTGGGATAGGGCACAGCCCCTCCAAGCCCTCAGCCCGTCCCCATCCAAGCCCTTGGTTTGTGCATCTCCACTGATGAGTGGAAGCAGAATCAGTGGGGACACATGGTGGCCCCTGGAGTGGCCCCAAGATCAAATGCCTTTGAGTGACTGTGCAGACGTATTCTTGCTGAATTGGTTGGCAATCACATAATTAGACTGAGCCTGATGATAagagccaccacctggcaattaTTTGGGGGCTAGGGTTTAGATCTCTATCCGTTTTCAAACGGTTTCCACTTTTTAACAAACTGCCCGGGAGTGGCAGAGCCACTCCTACTTCTTGCTGAACCTTGTCCAGGGATTCATTGTTTCCTGGTTCGCAGGCTCACTTTCTCACATCCTGTGGACAGACCTGAAGCGGTGCCAGCACATGGTTCCtcgagggggaggggggcgaaaTCACATAATTACCAGCTTCTGTAATGGGAGCTTCATTACCCGTTCACCTTTGTTCTCACAACTCCCAGAAATCCAGTGGGGAAATCCATTTGGaagggaccaagtcctatgaggaaaggttgaaggacctgggtatgtttagcctgaagaggagaagaccgagagatgataaccatcttcaagtacttgaaaggctgtcatagagaggaggggaccgagttgttttctgttgccccagaaggttggaccagaaccaacgggtggaaattaaatcaaaggagtttctgtcaagacataaggaagaattttctaacagcggttcctcagtggaacaggcttccttgggaggtggtgagctctccttccctggaggtttttaagaggagggcaccttggccatcttctgggcatggagtatgggttacttgggagtgtgtgtgggggaggtagttgtgaaattcctgtattgtgcagggggttggactacatgaccctggtggtcccctccaactctatgaatctatgggTCCCAACGGCTCCCTTCCAAGGTATTATCTGCTTGTGTGCACAAATGACCCCAATCTGCAGACAACTCTCCACCAAGGATTCTCCTGCGATCGTGCATTTCACACAGGGTGCTCTCCTGTCCTGGCTTGGGGCAAGCAGAGATTGTAAAAGGAGCCGCCTTCAAAGAAACTAAGCTCCCTCCAACATACCCACCCCCCACCTTGAAGTTCATCCTGCGTCAGGGACCCTGCTGGCCCATAATAGTGAGGATCAAGAACCAGGAGACGGGGTCCTTTGGGGCCAGAGCAAAAGCCTATCAAGGCCTTGGCGGAGTGGTCTCTGTCTCCGCCCACCATAACAGGGCCCCCGCCTCCCTGGAAATGGGCACACAAGGACTCCAGTTCCTTTTCCAAGTCTCTGCCCCGGCGAACGTGGATAAGCTTGCCCGGCACGGAATAAAAGTGGTCCATGCAGAGAGCTGCTTCGACGGTGCCAATCCACTCCCGGGATCCGGAAAACGAAGGAGGTTTGTCCCCCATCTCCACCAGCGCGTGCTGGATCTCCCTCAGGGAAGGGACAGGCCGGGATACAACCCCTTCCAGGCCAGCCTCCGCTAGCCAGGAGAACACTGTCTGCAGTGTACGGTAGCCGCAACCCCAACCGCGATCATCCACGCCGTCACAGCCATAGTGGTAATAGTGGTAGGAGCCAGAGATGATGGCCAGCTGATCCGGAGGGACAGGCAAGGGCAGGCCCAGATGTACATCAGAGAGCAACGGCATCCTAGACAGGCAGGCCTGTGGACAAAGAGCAAGGGTGAGAGGAGGGACTCGCAGCGCCCCCAACTTGGTGCCTGTGGGGGGCAGCATGGTGCCCGCCAACCCCTCTCTTAGGGCCCAGGGAGTACtcttagaaagtgggcggggctgttgcccagcagggcttctgattggccactgcggTGCAGATTAAGCTTCGGTGGCAGCTCCACCACCCAACTCGCCAGGGGTTtctgaacctggagctggcaacacacacacacacacacaccccacctccCTGCCGGGGGCAACTCCCATCTGCAGAACCGCTGCCTCAGCAAGAgtgcccccccgccccgccccgcccccgggcaactgcccccccccattcatctAGGCCCGCCTTCGGCTAGATCCACTCTgtcccatagagttgccaacctccaggaccaGAATCACGAGTGATCTCcacgtggggttgccaggtccctctttgccaccagcaggaggtttgggggcggagcccgaggagggcggggtttggggaagggcttcagtgccatagagtccaattgccacagcagccaggggaactgacctctcgcctggagatcggttggccaagcaggagagctccagctggtacctggaggttggcatccctaccagtccccctggagaaaaccggctgcttcggagggcgggctctatgccATTGCGCCCCGCCCCTCCCAGGCCCCCCACCCAGAGGGGGCAACGCGGAGTAGACCCGAAGGAGGCGACCCCGCCCAACCCGGAAGTGCTGCTCCTTCTCAGGGGAGACTCGCTCGCTTTTCCAAACTCCGTGGCGAGAGGAAGGGCACACGAGGCGCAGCTGAAGGCGGGTCGGCCATCTCGCGTGCGGGCAAGCGCACTTCCGGTTCCCCTCTCGCTGGgcgagactctctctctctctctctctctttctcacacacacacacacacggccataGAGGCACAAAGGGCTAGAGCGACGCGCTCCCTCGTGcgtcccctccccccctcagccACGTGCCCCGTCGCACCCGGAGTGACAGGCCTGAGGGGCGGGGCTTGCTTGCTGCTCTGGGCCCCGTGTTTCACCGCCGGGGAGGGGCGAAGTAGGCGCCGTTGCTAGGAGACGGGGAGGCTGTTCGAACCCTGGGCCGGCCG
This genomic window from Euleptes europaea isolate rEulEur1 chromosome 18, rEulEur1.hap1, whole genome shotgun sequence contains:
- the LOC130489806 gene encoding N-acetyllactosaminide beta-1,3-N-acetylglucosaminyltransferase 3-like, translated to MLQRRQRNWCFCVLAGVLVSIFLYSAHHSLQVQQGPPPPLWTTLLPHRQSVNLSDGTITFHLNLSCHEAEFPHLQHPSCHPVIAEAGLCQRAQGAPLFLVGVKSHPASSSRRAALRRTWARPGEVGGYWLQPLFLVAMASNIRYLNLVQEESSSFGDVVLWDFAESHHNLSLKEHCFLQWLHSHCQQVTFVFKGDDDLFMNPRALVGYLQQRPDAARFIHGNIQCHSPVMRFGKYDISTTLYPQNRYPCFASGGGFIVPGSMIPALYQTSLRLPVFPLDDVYFGFLVLAARLSFNHDQRFRVWGVSRDTLEVYRESFVIHRVSLERMEEVWTGLWGSHQGKEG
- the UFSP1 gene encoding inactive Ufm1-specific protease 1; its protein translation is MADPPSAAPRVPFLSPRSLEKRACLSRMPLLSDVHLGLPLPVPPDQLAIISGSYHYYHYGCDGVDDRGWGCGYRTLQTVFSWLAEAGLEGVVSRPVPSLREIQHALVEMGDKPPSFSGSREWIGTVEAALCMDHFYSVPGKLIHVRRGRDLEKELESLCAHFQGGGGPVMVGGDRDHSAKALIGFCSGPKGPRLLVLDPHYYGPAGSLTQDELQGGGWVCWRELSFFEGGSFYNLCLPQARTGEHPV